One stretch of Candidatus Binataceae bacterium DNA includes these proteins:
- a CDS encoding DHA2 family efflux MFS transporter permease subunit, which translates to MAEAAATIEAPAQAHAYVEGALKWLIALAVILCTILEVLDSSIVNVALPHMQGSFSASVDEVTWVVTTYLVAAGIMIPTTGWVAGQFGRKNYFLICIVTFVLSSAMCGAAQTLNQMVAFRFLQGIAGAALQPLSQAILMETFPPNEQALAMAMWGVGLMVAPIMGPTVGGWITDNWNWRWNFYINVPIGIAAGLMVWTFVHDPPYLRKLKGKGRADYLGILCLVLSLGLGEIVMDRGDRADWFQSAWVVYFSAIALSAFVVLIVHEWRTPNPILQVKLITNRSFAVPTALLIILTFTAYGMQILNPVFLQELLGYTAWKAGLAMAPRGMGVMAAMFLLGAIARKGFDTRKLVFLGYILIAVAQWQLSTLDLTMSISNFVWPTVIQGIGMGLIFPTLAGAALSSVSRENMGYAASFFSMVRNIGASIGTSTLTTYLTHLEQTRQSYLVNHLTVFDAWRLGATGPRMPGAMHFDYMHSLVTGQKQGLAMIYSQVQRQAMMLSLNDIYRSLCYLMGVALIIALFLPRIRPQGGSAAAAH; encoded by the coding sequence ATGGCAGAAGCCGCCGCAACGATCGAAGCGCCCGCGCAGGCGCACGCTTACGTCGAAGGGGCGCTCAAGTGGCTCATCGCGCTCGCGGTCATCCTGTGCACCATCCTCGAGGTTCTCGACAGCTCGATCGTCAACGTCGCGCTGCCGCACATGCAGGGCAGCTTCTCGGCCAGCGTCGATGAAGTGACCTGGGTCGTGACGACCTACCTGGTCGCGGCAGGCATCATGATTCCGACCACCGGATGGGTCGCCGGGCAGTTCGGGCGCAAGAACTACTTCCTGATCTGCATCGTCACCTTCGTGCTGTCCTCGGCGATGTGCGGCGCGGCACAGACGCTCAACCAGATGGTCGCGTTCCGCTTCCTGCAGGGAATCGCCGGCGCCGCGCTGCAACCGCTGTCGCAGGCGATCCTGATGGAGACCTTTCCGCCCAACGAGCAGGCGCTGGCGATGGCGATGTGGGGAGTGGGCCTGATGGTCGCGCCGATCATGGGCCCGACGGTGGGCGGCTGGATCACCGACAACTGGAACTGGCGCTGGAATTTCTATATCAACGTGCCGATCGGCATCGCCGCGGGGCTGATGGTCTGGACTTTCGTCCACGATCCGCCGTACCTGCGCAAGCTCAAGGGCAAGGGCCGCGCCGACTACCTGGGAATCCTGTGCCTGGTGCTTTCGCTGGGCCTCGGCGAGATCGTGATGGACCGCGGCGATCGCGCCGACTGGTTTCAGAGCGCCTGGGTCGTCTACTTCTCCGCAATCGCGCTAAGCGCCTTTGTCGTGTTGATCGTGCACGAATGGCGCACGCCCAATCCGATTCTCCAGGTCAAGCTGATCACCAACCGCTCCTTCGCGGTTCCGACCGCGCTGCTCATCATCCTGACCTTCACCGCGTACGGGATGCAGATTCTCAACCCGGTCTTCCTGCAGGAGTTGCTCGGCTACACCGCGTGGAAGGCGGGGCTCGCGATGGCGCCGCGCGGGATGGGCGTGATGGCGGCGATGTTCCTGCTCGGCGCGATCGCGCGCAAGGGTTTCGACACGCGCAAGCTGGTCTTTCTCGGCTACATCCTGATTGCGGTCGCGCAATGGCAGCTCTCGACGCTCGATCTCACGATGAGCATCTCGAACTTCGTCTGGCCCACGGTGATCCAGGGAATCGGGATGGGCCTGATTTTCCCGACCCTGGCGGGCGCGGCGCTGAGCTCGGTCAGCCGCGAGAACATGGGCTATGCGGCGAGCTTCTTCTCGATGGTGCGCAACATCGGCGCGTCGATCGGGACCTCGACTCTGACCACCTATCTGACCCACCTCGAACAGACTCGCCAAAGCTACCTGGTAAACCATCTCACGGTCTTCGACGCCTGGCGTCTCGGTGCGACGGGACCGCGCATGCCGGGCGCGATGCATTTCGACTATATGCATTCGCTCGTCACCGGCCAGAAGCAGGGCCTCGCCATGATCTATAGCCAGGTACAGCGTCAGGCGATGATGCTTTCGCTTAACGATATCTATCGATCGCTGTGCTACCTGATGGGCGTCGCGCTCATCATCGCCCTCTTCCTGCCGCGAATCCGCCCCCAGGGCGGGAGCGCCGCCGCTGCGCATTGA